The Deltaproteobacteria bacterium genomic interval CTCTTACTGGTTGTCCCCCTGCCAATAACAAAACTTGCATGCCATCAAGTTTTCGCCCTAACCGTCGGATCTCCTTTGTGACCTGTTGACCAAGCTCCCTTGTTGGACAAATGATTAATGCCTGTGGATCTCTAACTTCAAGTTGTAATTTTTCTAAAATAGGAAGAACAAACGCAGCTGTTTTTCCACTGCCTGTTTTTGATTTCCCTATCAAATCTTTTCCAGAAAGCAAAAGGGGCAAAGACTGAGACTGTATGGGTGTCATGCTTGAAAAACCAACTTCTGCCAGTACACTTAAAAGTTCAGATTTTAAATTTAAACTTGAAAAGTGGCTATGTTTTTCACTTTGATTTTCATTTTGATTTTCATTTTGTTGCAAGAACGACCTCATTTAAAAAATGCCAACCTAACCTGAGTTGGCATTTTATTGCAATTAATTTAGCTAGAAATCTCTAGATTTCTTTGAGAAAGGTACAGGTTGTATCTTTCTGCTCGCTTTAATCTTTTTCTTGGTATATACTTAAAGAAGTAGCCTTTAGAAGATTTGTGTCTTGTTGTGCTTTAAAGGATTTTAGGTTCCAAGTTAGGTTCCATCTTTTGTTTGATCTTATGTTATTAGATCTTATTTTAATAGATCACTGTGTTTGTGACGGAGTGAATGTCTTTATAAAAACTGATTGTCTGTTTTGATGGTATTCGATTTTATTGTACTTTAACTCAAACTATAAGGAGCTTTACTTATGAAAATACAGATTGTTTCCTTTAACTGTCTCTTGAAAAACAAATTAGGAAAAATAATTAGCTCTACATTTAACAAAGATATCTTAACGGGTGGAGATTTAAAAAAACAAGAGCTTGCGGCTCTTTCTGTGGCTTTACAAAATTTGAAAAAAGGAGAAAAAAGAAAGATCATTCTCATGGCCTCTGAAGCTTATGGTTATTATGATCCAAATTTGGTCTTAACTATGCCTCGAAACTCTTTACCTCAAGTTAATACATTAAAACTTGCCGAGCCACCCATTATCATAGACGTGGATGGAAAACGCCATCCCTTTCGAGTCACAGAAGTGACTCCAGAAAATATTGTTCTTGATGGGAATCACCCCTTAGCGGGACAAGATCTCGTGTTTGAAATCGAAACTCTTGCCGTCAGAGATGCTACGCCAGAAGAGATATCAGGCTCTAAGTTAAAAACCAGAACTGAGTCTCATCACTAGAAGCGCGTTTCAATTTGAAGCGCGTTTCAATTTGAAGCGCGTTTCAATTTGAAACGAATTTCAATGAATTTGCCTTGATGTGAAACGCTACCTTACTGGAAGTTTATTTGTAAGAAAAATTGCTGTATAGTTGTAGTGGGAGCTGTCTTATTTTTTTTCAATTTTAATTTTGAATTTAAAATATTAGACCTAGCGAATGAAAGGTAAAATCTCATGAGAATATTAAAAATTGTTTTCCTCTTTTTTTCGCTTTTCATTTCAGTTGTTTTATCGGGATGCGGTAAGATGAGCTATCTAGTAGAAGATTCACTTTTTTCTTCCAACGCATCTTCAGTGAAAGTTTCTGATTCTTCTGATAATTTTTCTGAAAATGCGCAGCTCTGCTCAGGAGAAATGGCATTAACTGTAAATTCAGAAAGCCAGCCTGCTGGAGAGTACATTTTAGAAGTCAAACCCAATCAAATAAATTGCAACTTCTATTTTGATGTGAGAGGCGCCGGTGGTGGAACCTCTAGCCTAATGAGCTTGGGTGGTAATGGCGGACGAAATTACTTCTCGTTCACTCCTGGGCAAACCGGATCATTTAAAATTGTTATCGGTGCAGGAGGTAAATCTATATCCTCCGGCATGGGTGGATCTGGCGGTGGAGCCAGCTCTGTGATATTTGATCCAGATCTTCGTCCAGATATGGAAGATGCATTTACACTCAGCATAGCTGGTGGAGGTGGAGGCGGAGGCAGCGGAAGTGAAGATGTTACTTCTAATTACAACGCCAATACCTTGCCAAATGGAGGAAACGGCGGTGGAGATGGTCCCGGCGGAATAGCTAACACCTCTATGGTGGGTGGTTCGGGTAGCACTTTGCCACCCAATGAATTCATTTCTGGAGGCCTTTGCTTTGGTCTTTGCCAAGGAGGACCTGGAGGTGGCAACGGTGGATTTGGCAAAGGTGGTGGGTATGGTGGGTACCAAGCTCTTGGCGGAGGTAGTGGTGGCGGTGGCCTCGACGGTGGCGCTTCTGGCGGCCCCCAGTCTACTTTACAGACCAATGGTTCTAGTTCATTTTACTACAGCCCAGGAAATGGTGGTTCTGGAAAGGTCTTTTCCGTAAAACCCCCAGGAATTTTAACTAAAATAGATAGCTCTTCTGATCAGGCGCAATTAGATTCCCTTATTTTTGGAGGAATGGGTGGCAGTTTAAAATCACAATCTAAAGGTCAAGATGGTAGCGTTTATATTTTAATAAAATCAATTTGATTTAATCTTCCTATGAGACTTAAAATTAAGATGAGGTTCGGGGTCTCTTTGTTGTTAACAGTGGAGGATTTTTGTCAGAAAAATGTTGTCGTGTTGTTTTAACTGGTGGACCTGGAGGTGGTAAAACAACGGCTGCAGATTTATACAGAAGAGAAATTGGTGACCAAGTCATTGTGGTTCCTGAAGCAGCAACCTTACTCTATATGGGAGGATTTCCCCGTGGCGGAGTGAATGGGGTTCGCCGGGCCACCCAAAGAGCCATTTACCAAGTCCAGACTAATCTCGAAGATGCCCAAAGTTCATATTATAAAAACCGAGTTTTGCTCTGTGATAGAGGGACTGTAGATGGCGCCGTATATTGGCCAGACACCCCAGCAGATTTTTTCAATCATCTAGGAACGAGCTTAGAAAAAGAGCTGTCTAGGTATGATGCCGTCATCTTTTTTGAAACAGCAGCCGTTGGAGGTATTTCAATCGAAGGTGGCAATCCGGCTCGCATAGAGTCCTTGGAAGAAGCGCTGGAACTCGATAAAAAACTGAAAGCTCTTTGGTCGCAACACCCCCAATTTGTTTTTGTTCCCCACAACATCTCTTTTATTAAAAAAGTGACTACCGGGCTCGAGGCTATGGCAAAAATCATAACCCAAAAACACAGAGGACAGCACTCTTTTTAGGCAGTAGGCGAATTTATAGGAATTTGCCTTATTCCTTTGGAGGATTTGACCTTTGCTTCTTTACTAAAGTCATAATTTTTTTAATTTGAACATTAATTTTTTGAGCCACCTCAAGTTCCCTCAAGGCTCTTATTTCATTTAGATGAAGTAGCAACCTGGTCATTGTTAAATCCATTGTCGTAACAATATTTGCTAAATCATGAATAAATTTAGCCGGCTTTATTTTACTCGCACTCATTTTAGGATCTATAATTTTACTTTCTTTTTGACGAGAGGAAATCACTTCAAAAATCTTTTGAACCAGATCTTCTGATTTAAATGGTTTGGCAATAATCCCATCAACCATATTTGCAACATTGACAACAATTTCACCTTGCAAAAATCCACTCACTAAAATAATGGGAGTCTCTGAATTTAATTGCTTCGTCGCCTTTGGATTCTTTAATTGCTGAATGAGTTTAATGCTAGAATGTTTCCCAAGTTGAAGATCAAATACCAAACAAGAAAATCTTTGATTGTTTAACTTTAAAACGGCATTAGAAAAAGTAGTTGCTAAGACGACTTTCAGATCTTCAGACTTAGACATATCCTCGATCAACGCATTCGCAAGATCAATATCATCTTCCACAAGAAGAATCCACTTTTTAGAAAGACTCATGACACTCTCCCCTTTTAGGGCCCGCCCTCACTTAAATCTATGATACTAATTTCTTAGATTCAATAACTATATCGTTTCCAATTGGATGGACTCTAAATGATTGGACTCTATTTATTAGACCAGTACTAAAAATCTAGCGGCGAAAATAATAATGAGAACTGCATTGGGACCTTAAACCGACAGTCTTGGGAATCTCAAAAGGGGGCAGTTTTAGTCTGTTTCGATGAGTTTCAATTACTTTTAAGATTCTCGTTTGATTCTCAATAGGCTCTATGGTCGGATTTACATCAGATCTTCTAGCTGAATTATAGAGATAAGCATTTATTTTATCACTTGATGCGATTTGATCTTTTACTTCCTGCATTTGCTTATCTGTTGTAAAGGCTCCATTATCGATGTCAATTAAACCTGGGTGCATTTTTTTTAAACCTTCAGAAAATAATTCCCACAAATAGAACTCAACATAATCAATCATCTCAACCGGAGGATCAAACCCCATTTCTTCCAAAGCAATACCAAAAACACTTCTCCATGAATTATTTTTTAAATCAGCTAAATTCTTAGGAAGTGATTCTTTATACATTCGTACCAAATCCTCATTGGTAATTACTGTATTTCCCTTCTCATCAATACTTTCATATTCTTTTCGAATATCGGGTCTAAAATATCCTTTACCGGCGCTGTATATGGAAACATAAAAATCATCCCATTTTTTTCCAGAGTAATCTGCCAAAATATTTAGTGAATAATAAAACTTATTAAACACGTCCGGATCCCCATTTGAAAATTGAGTAGCCACTTTTAATCCTCCTGATGCCCAATGATGACCATCAGTTATAAAATAACTGCCATCGGGAGCAATCCAAGCAGGTAAAACCCTAGAACCAACAGCTTCAATCAATGAAATTTTCTTTTCATTTGCAACTCTATTTATTTTTGCAATTGAAAAGTCAACATGAGCTTTTCCCACGTCCGTTTGGGTAGGATGAATATTATTTAAATTAGCTTTTATCATTTTATTTTCAAAACCTTTGGCAACCTCTATCAATATCAATAACAAAAATAATATTTTTTTCATACTCATTCATCCTATTCACTTTATAGTTACGGGACTTTATAAACTATTTTCCCCCAAGCTTCTTCTGTCATAAAAACTAATGTAAAAATAACATACCTAAAAATTCAATGTAAAATCAATTTGTTAAGGTAGGCACTTACGACAAAAGTTGAGAAACAAATTTTGAACAAAAAAGAAAAGAACCAACAAAGTGAGAATTAATTTCATAAATCATCATGACGATTAGGGCTTTGCCATTTTTTGTCCAATTGTGAAAATATCTACAGTAGAAATTTCAAATGCCTTTCATTACAATAATCACTGAAAAACGTATTTTGGATTCTGAATGTGTCAAAAAAGCTCGTGATTTAAAAGTAGATATTGTTTGCAGATGATCAATAGAAGGGATACCAGTGAAATGCTTTAAGAGTATAATATCAAGACTCGTCCCGTTCTTCTCGATGATATTTATATTGATTTCTTCAGAGAATCCAGTTGGCGCTACAGAAATGAGACAGCCCTCGATAGCCCAGCGAGTAAGTGCCAAACTGAAAGGTCTACTTTGGCCACAAATTACTTTTTTAGCTCCGCCACCCAATACTTTTTTTCTGAACCCCCTGCCTAGTTTTCGAAGCCTCAAAGACGGAGCCAGAGTTAAAGTTGTCGGTCAGTCAGATCCATTTATTGCAAATGTATTTACTTTGGAAAATGGTGCCGTCCATTACAGTGATAAATTGGGACAATCTGAAGTCTACATAAATGATCGATTTGAAAATATATTGCTAGATTACTCTTGGAACAACCAGGGCGGCGAAAGTGGTGTTGTGACATCCTTTGACGGGAATGCAATCCCTCTGGCCTATAGTGAAATGATTTCAGTTAGGGCTTCGCAAATAAGCAGTCCCATCATGCATCGTCTTGTTAATCAAGTGACGGCTGCCTCACGCCCATTTTTAATTGACCTAGTGCACACTCATCCCGGCTATGAATACATTTCCTATTACGGAAATGAAAAAAGAGACCTTAATTACAAAGTTAGCGCTTTGAGCAGTGATGATTTTGTTGAAACATTTTTGATCAGCCAAAGAATGATAAATATTTACGTGCGGATTAGAGCTGTGTTACCCAACGGTTATAATTATTCGATGACATTTCTGAACGGAAATCGAGTTAAGGATCCATTGTATGAAAAGTCAAGGCTCGGCAAAGAAACCAAGGAATTTTATTTCAAAACGCGATTTCCCGAAATTAAAATAGATTCTGATCTGAGAGCAAAAATACTAAAAGCCAGCATGCTAAGTGAGTTAGAAAAATATGCCAAAGAATCAAATCAAAAGGCCTTAGCGGATAATTTATTGGCAAGTGTCGGAGTGCCTAAAACCGAAGAGAACTATGAACTTTGGAGGCTCAATGCAGAAAGCCTCCTGGCTGAAGGAGAACCCCATGACACAGCGGTAAAGGCACTCAAGGATCATTATATTTACATAAGAAATGATAGGGTACTTTCGGCAGCGGGAATTTCAATTGCAGATCACCATCGAGACCTATATTTACTTACAGTTGATTCTCTGGCAGCCCAAGGATTTAGCGAAAGTCACATAGTCGAGCAGATTCAAAGGGTCATTCAGCAGCTGAAAGCTGACAGGGATATCTATAAATTGGAAGTCGGTCACAACTTGAAACCGACTTCAAGGACATGTTCAGAATTC includes:
- a CDS encoding FKBP-type peptidyl-prolyl cis-trans isomerase; translation: MKIQIVSFNCLLKNKLGKIISSTFNKDILTGGDLKKQELAALSVALQNLKKGEKRKIILMASEAYGYYDPNLVLTMPRNSLPQVNTLKLAEPPIIIDVDGKRHPFRVTEVTPENIVLDGNHPLAGQDLVFEIETLAVRDATPEEISGSKLKTRTESHH
- a CDS encoding AAA family ATPase, whose amino-acid sequence is MSEKCCRVVLTGGPGGGKTTAADLYRREIGDQVIVVPEAATLLYMGGFPRGGVNGVRRATQRAIYQVQTNLEDAQSSYYKNRVLLCDRGTVDGAVYWPDTPADFFNHLGTSLEKELSRYDAVIFFETAAVGGISIEGGNPARIESLEEALELDKKLKALWSQHPQFVFVPHNISFIKKVTTGLEAMAKIITQKHRGQHSF
- a CDS encoding response regulator, yielding MSLSKKWILLVEDDIDLANALIEDMSKSEDLKVVLATTFSNAVLKLNNQRFSCLVFDLQLGKHSSIKLIQQLKNPKATKQLNSETPIILVSGFLQGEIVVNVANMVDGIIAKPFKSEDLVQKIFEVISSRQKESKIIDPKMSASKIKPAKFIHDLANIVTTMDLTMTRLLLHLNEIRALRELEVAQKINVQIKKIMTLVKKQRSNPPKE